A single region of the Anomaloglossus baeobatrachus isolate aAnoBae1 chromosome 2, aAnoBae1.hap1, whole genome shotgun sequence genome encodes:
- the LOC142289357 gene encoding olfactory receptor class A-like protein 1, which translates to MEIKPIKGITFIPLMILGIPGNVYIMLKFFLVRVIEKKLLPSSIILIVLALMNLLVLLARGTPEYMNITGLVHLLNDDACKLIVYTYRTSRAMSISITSLLSCHQCILIAPTTKVWVYLKPRMSKNMVAIIIIIFIINMLLYCSSVTFAHAKNNSTNSPYTLHLVSCKTDFLTQLSFIINGTLLVVKDFVLVALMTLTSSYIVNVLLNHQKNIKDMRSSHNVGKSMEYKASRAVILLIVLYVVLFGLDSSLWIYSLIYVGPDMNDARVILACAYSALSPILIIATNPKLHDVNCLKRFKLQNYNEDLENKTQLSWVGNYNGEKKTDVAYSGLTD; encoded by the coding sequence ATGGAAATAAAACCCATCAAAGGCATTACCTTCATTCCGTTGATGATATTGGGGATCCCAGGAAATGTCTATATTATGTTGAAATTTTTTTTGGTCAGAGTCATTGAGAAGAAACTGCTTCCATCTAGCATTATACTTATAGTTTTAGCATTAATGAACCTTCTAGTCCTTCTAGCACGTGGGACCCCAGAATATATGAACATCACTGGATTGGTGCATTTGTTAAATGATGATGCATGCAAACTCATTGTTTATACCTACAGAACAAGCAGAGCAATGTCTATTTCTATCACCAGTCTGCTTAGTTGCCATCAATGTATCCTCATTGCTCCTACAACAAAAGTATGGGTCTATCTAAAACCAAGAATGTCTAAAAATATGGTGGCCATCATTATAATTATATTCATCATTAATATGCTACTCTACTGCTCTAGTGTTACATTTGCCCATGCAAAAAATAATTCCACAAATTCACCATATACATTGCACCTCGTCAGCTGTAAAACTGACTTTTTGACTCAACTCTCTTTCATCATCAATGGGACACTCCTGGTTGTAAAAGATTTTGTTTTAGTGGCATTGATGACATTGACAAGCTCTTATATTGTCAATGTTCTGCTCAACCATCAAAAAAACATCAAGGACATGCGGAGCTCACATAATGTTGGTAAATCTATGGAATACAAGGCGTCTCGAGCTGTCATTTTGCTAATTGTTCTGTATGTTGTATTGTTTGGACTGGATAGTTCTTTATGGATTTACTCTTTGATTTATGTTGGGCCCGATATGAATGATGCTCGAGTAATTCTAGCTTGTGCATATTCTGCCCTCAGCCCCATCTTAATAATTGCTACAAACCCAAAACTACATGACGTAAATTGTTTAAAACGGTTTAAATTGCAAAACTATAATGAAGACTTAGAAAATAAAACTCAATTAAGCTGGGTTGGTAACTACAATGGTGAGAAGAAAACTGATGTTGCTTACAGTGGTTTAACTGATTAA